DNA sequence from the Planctomycetota bacterium genome:
CCCTTGCCGCAGGTGAGAAGCGCGTCGATCGCCCGAACGCCCGTCGGAAGGGGCTCGGCGATCCGCGGCCGCCTCAGCGGATCCGGAGGCCGCGCCTGAAGCGGCGCGCGCGCCTCCGCCGCGGGCGCCGGACCGCCGTCGAGCGGATTCCCCTCCGAGTCGATCACCCGCCCGAGGAGCGAGCGTCCCACGGGAATCCGCGGGGCCGTCGAGCGGCAGACGACGGGATCCCCCCGGCAGACGCCGGCCAGGTCCCCCAGGGGCATCAACAGCGCCGCCTCGTCGCGGAAACCCACGACCTCAGCCCGAACCGGCCTTCCGCCCGCCGGACGGATCTCGCAGACGGCCCCCACGGGCACGGCCAGCCCCTCGGCGTGGACCACCAGCCCGACCGCCTGCCGCACCCGCCCGATGCGGCGCATGGGCTCGACGTCGGCCAGCATTTCCCGGAACCGGGCCAGGCTCATCCCCGGAGCCCCCGTTCGATCTCCTCCAGCTGCACGGCCACCTCCGCGTCCACCGATCCCTCGGCGGTCACGACGACGCACCCGCCCGGCGCGACGCGGTCGGCGGCCTCCAGGGTCACGCGGCCCAGGTCCGCCAGATCGCGGCGCAGATCCGGCAGACAACGCTCGACCCGCTCCACGTCCCCCGGGTTGAGGAGAATCTTCACTTCGCGCCGCCCGCCCACGAGCTCGAGGGCGCGGCGCACCGCCGCCGGAGCGACGGGCCGGCCGGCTTCGATCTCGGCCCGCACGATTTTCCCGGCGATCGCGACGGCCAGGGAGACGAGATCCTGCTCCACTCCGGCCAGAAGCTCCGCGCGGCGCGCCTCGAGGGCGGCGGCGGCGGAGGTCAGGACCTCGCGAAGCCGGGCCGCTTCCGCCGTCCAGCGCTCCCGCTCCGCGCGGGCGCCGTCCTGCAGGCCGCGCTCGTACTCCGCGCGGAGCGCCGCGCCGGAATCGGAAACCGCCGGGGAGGCGGCCTCGCCTTCCTCGAACGGGGTCAGGCTCAGGGGTCGAAGCTCGACACGCATGGGTCACTCCACCATCAGGCTTTCCGCGTCGCTGCGGCCCTCGACGACGAGCTCGCCGGCTTCCTCGAGGCGCAGGATCTCGTCCACGATGCCCTGCTGGGCGGCCTCGACGTCGGCCACGCGCACGGGGCCCATCAGATCCAGCTCCTCGGCGATCCGGTCGCGGGCGCGCTGGGACATGTTGCGGAAGAACT
Encoded proteins:
- a CDS encoding FliH/SctL family protein; translated protein: MRVELRPLSLTPFEEGEAASPAVSDSGAALRAEYERGLQDGARAERERWTAEAARLREVLTSAAAALEARRAELLAGVEQDLVSLAVAIAGKIVRAEIEAGRPVAPAAVRRALELVGGRREVKILLNPGDVERVERCLPDLRRDLADLGRVTLEAADRVAPGGCVVVTAEGSVDAEVAVQLEEIERGLRG